The DNA segment GGAATATCAACCCACCGTTTATTAACAGCTAGACCATTTCTGATGCGGGTCAACATATCTGCAATTGGATCACTCATTGACATAATAAATTATCTCCTTACCAACTCGCCTTAGTTATACCCGGGATTTCACCTTTTAATGCCATTTCGCGAAAGCAAATTCTACACAATCCAAATTTTCGCAAGTACCCATCCGGACGTCCGCAATTAAAACATCGGTTGTATGCCCTGGTAGAAAATTTAGGTTTTAATTTCGCTTTATTAATAAGTGATTTCTTTGCCATTAGGCTTCTCCATTAATGGTTTCGATCGGATTCGATTTGACAGGTTTTACTCTCAGGGGAAAACCAAAATCTTTTAACAGCCAATAAGCTTCATCATCCGTCCCGGCTGTTGTAGTAATAGAAATATCCATTCCGCGAATACTATCAATTTTATCATAATCAATTTCAGTAAATATAATCTGCTCTTTAATACCAAATGAATAATTTCCCTGTCCGTCAAATGATTTGAATGAGAGTCCTCTAAAATCACGGGTCCGAGGTAATGCAATGGAAACCAGCCGTTCAAAAAACTCAAACATTCTGGATCCGCGTAGCGTCACTTTACACCCCACAGGAAATCCACGACGGATTTTAAAATTTGAGATATCTTTTTTAGACTTGGTTATTACGGATTTTTGCCCAGAAATCATTGCAAGTTCTTTCTC comes from the Candidatus Neomarinimicrobiota bacterium genome and includes:
- the rplE gene encoding 50S ribosomal protein L5, producing MAEKNKSKPKLKVVKKTADYTPVFKKRYFDEVIPSMTARFEYSNVMEVPKISKISINMGIGDAKINSKALESAEKELAMISGQKSVITKSKKDISNFKIRRGFPVGCKVTLRGSRMFEFFERLVSIALPRTRDFRGLSFKSFDGQGNYSFGIKEQIIFTEIDYDKIDSIRGMDISITTTAGTDDEAYWLLKDFGFPLRVKPVKSNPIETINGEA
- a CDS encoding type Z 30S ribosomal protein S14, with the protein product MAKKSLINKAKLKPKFSTRAYNRCFNCGRPDGYLRKFGLCRICFREMALKGEIPGITKASW